In Pongo abelii isolate AG06213 chromosome 5, NHGRI_mPonAbe1-v2.0_pri, whole genome shotgun sequence, a single genomic region encodes these proteins:
- the LTV1 gene encoding protein LTV1 homolog (The RefSeq protein has 4 substitutions compared to this genomic sequence) produces MPHRKKKPFIEKKKAVSFHLVHRSQRDPLAADESAPQRVLLPTQKIDNEERRAEQRKYGVFFDDDYDYLQHLKEPSGPSELIPSSTFSAHNRREEKEETLVIPSTGIKLPSSVFASEFEEDVGLLNKAAPVSGPRLDFDPDIVAALDDDFDFDDPDNLLEDDFILQANKATGEEEGMDIQKSENEDDSEWEDVDDEKGDSNDDYDSAGLLSDEDCMSVPGKTHRAIADHLFWSEETKSRFTEYSMTSSVMRRNEQLTLHDERFEKFYEQYDDDEIGALDNAELEGSIQVDSNRLQEVLNDYYKEKAENCVKLNTLEPLEDQDLPMNELDESEEEEMITVVLEEAKEKWDCESICSTYSNLYNHPQLIKYQPKPKQIRISSKTGIPLNVLPKKGLTAKQTERIQMINGSDLPKVSTQPRSKNESKEDKRARKQAIKEERKERRVEKKANKLAFKLEKRRQEKELLNLKKNVEGLKL; encoded by the exons ATG CCTCACAGGAAGAAAAAGCCCTTTATAGAGAAGAAGAAAGCTGTGTCTTTTCACTTGGTCCACCGGAGCCAACGAGATCCTTTAGCAGCAGATGAGACTGCACCCCAGAGGGTTCTACTGCCCACACAAAAA ATAGACAATGAAGAAAGGCGAGCAGAACAGAGGAAGTATGGAGTGTTCTTTGATGATGACTATGACTACCTGCAGCACCTGAAGGAACCATCTGGGCCTTCAGAGCTTATTCCCTCAAGTACCTTCAGTGCACACaacaggagagaggagaaagaagaaacactAGTCATTCCA AGCACTGGAATTAAGTTGCCTTCATCAGTGTTTGCTTCAGAGTTTGAGGAAGATGTTGGATTGTTAAATAAAGCAgctccagtttcag gACCTCGACTGGATTTTGATCCTGACATTGTTGCAGCTCTTGATGATGATTTTGACTTTGATGATCCAGATAATCTGCTTGAGGATGACTTTATTCTTCAGGCCAATAAGTCaacaggagaggaagagggaatggATATACA GAAATCTGAGAATGAAGATGACAGCGAATGGGAAGATGTGGATGATGAGAAGGGAGATAGCAATGATGACTATGACTCTGCAGGCCTGTTGTCAGATGAAGATTGTATGTCTGTGCCTGGAAAAACTCATGGAGCTATAGCAGATCACTTGTTCTGGAGTGAGGAAACAAAAAGTCGCTTCACGGAGTATTCGATGACTTCCTCAGTCATGAGGAGAAATGAACAGCTGACCCTACATGATGAGAGGTTTGAGAAG TTTTATGAGcaatatgatgatgatgaaattGGAGCTCTGGATAATGCAGAATTGGAAGGTTCTATTCAAGTGGACAGCAATCGCTTACAGGAAGTTTTGAATGACTACTAtaaagagaaggcagagaa TTGTGTAAAATTGAATACCCTTGAACCCTTGGAGGATCAAGACCTGCCAATGAATGAGCTTGATGAGTCTGAGGAGGAAGAAATGATTACTGTAGTCCTTGAAGAAGCCAAAGAGAAGTGGGATTGTGAATCTATTTGTA gtACATACTCAAATTTATATAACCATCCACAGCTTATCAAGTATCAACCAAAG CCCAAACAAATTCGAATATCTTCTAAAACAGGAATACCTCTCAATGTCTTACCAAAGAAAGGACTCACAGCAAAGCAAGCTGAAAGAATACAGATGATTAATGGCAGTGATCTTCCTAAAGTATCAACTCAGCCACGttctaaaaatgaaagcaaagaagataaaagagcAAGAAAGCAAGCTATAAAAGAAGAGCGcaag GAACGAAGAGTGGAGAAGAAAGCTAACAAATTAGCATTTAAACTGgagaaaagaaggcaagaaaaagagcTGCTAAACTTGAAGAAGAATGTTGAGGGTCTAAAGCTATAG
- the LTV1 gene encoding protein LTV1 homolog isoform X1 has product MKSENEDDSEWEDVDDEKGDSNDDYDSAGLLSDEDCMSVPGKTHGAIADHLFWSEETKSRFTEYSMTSSVMRRNEQLTLHDERFEKFYEQYDDDEIGALDNAELEGSIQVDSNRLQEVLNDYYKEKAENCVKLNTLEPLEDQDLPMNELDESEEEEMITVVLEEAKEKWDCESICSTYSNLYNHPQLIKYQPKPKQIRISSKTGIPLNVLPKKGLTAKQAERIQMINGSDLPKVSTQPRSKNESKEDKRARKQAIKEERKERRVEKKANKLAFKLEKRRQEKELLNLKKNVEGLKL; this is encoded by the exons AT GAAATCTGAGAATGAAGATGACAGCGAATGGGAAGATGTGGATGATGAGAAGGGAGATAGCAATGATGACTATGACTCTGCAGGCCTGTTGTCAGATGAAGATTGTATGTCTGTGCCTGGAAAAACTCATGGAGCTATAGCAGATCACTTGTTCTGGAGTGAGGAAACAAAAAGTCGCTTCACGGAGTATTCGATGACTTCCTCAGTCATGAGGAGAAATGAACAGCTGACCCTACATGATGAGAGGTTTGAGAAG TTTTATGAGcaatatgatgatgatgaaattGGAGCTCTGGATAATGCAGAATTGGAAGGTTCTATTCAAGTGGACAGCAATCGCTTACAGGAAGTTTTGAATGACTACTAtaaagagaaggcagagaa TTGTGTAAAATTGAATACCCTTGAACCCTTGGAGGATCAAGACCTGCCAATGAATGAGCTTGATGAGTCTGAGGAGGAAGAAATGATTACTGTAGTCCTTGAAGAAGCCAAAGAGAAGTGGGATTGTGAATCTATTTGTA gtACATACTCAAATTTATATAACCATCCACAGCTTATCAAGTATCAACCAAAG CCCAAACAAATTCGAATATCTTCTAAAACAGGAATACCTCTCAATGTCTTACCAAAGAAAGGACTCACAGCAAAGCAAGCTGAAAGAATACAGATGATTAATGGCAGTGATCTTCCTAAAGTATCAACTCAGCCACGttctaaaaatgaaagcaaagaagataaaagagcAAGAAAGCAAGCTATAAAAGAAGAGCGcaag GAACGAAGAGTGGAGAAGAAAGCTAACAAATTAGCATTTAAACTGgagaaaagaaggcaagaaaaagagcTGCTAAACTTGAAGAAGAATGTTGAGGGTCTAAAGCTATAG